In Rosa rugosa chromosome 4, drRosRugo1.1, whole genome shotgun sequence, the genomic stretch AATGCTCAATTTCTGGCCAAGGTCCATTTCTTGTGTTTTAGTCAAAGAAGATATATCAACTTAATCTTTCTAACTAGATTGGGATAATGAATACAAGTTTAGTAGAACAAATCCCAAACGTATCCTTTCTCATCATCATACATATTCATTTCGAAAACAGAAGCTTTAACTTTGATTTCATGAATCTTAGTTTTCTGTAGCTGCTTAGATATGGTTAAGCTATCAGCATGCTAAATGCATGCTTCTCTTATCTAATTGCAGAACTAGATATACACATTATCTATAATATTGGTTGAAAGCCCTGTTGGCAATAAGCAGTTCTGCTTTAATATTGATAGTTAAATACACCTGTACAAACAGGCTTAGCATTCCCTTCTAAAAGCCTTTACACTCCAAACCTTGCTGAACAGATATTTCCCCTTGAAAAGGTACATGGTGGTTGCCACTAATCTATTTGTGCTAAGCCATACGTGATTGGTATAAACATTATTCCAAGACCTCATTCACAACAAGCTTTAGCATTAGCATATAAAAACCAGTTTATCTGGACCAAGGCAATACAGACCAAGGAATGGGATTTTTATCGGAACATGTTAACCAGTTTTCAGAAATTCTATTAGATTTGGGTTTCTTAACTCTTGGGATTCCCGGACTTTCTTGGATACATTAACGCATCAATACATTAACTTCAAAATCTTTCACTCAAAATAGACCTGCTATATATACAAAGGATACATTTTAAGCAGACTTTCTTGGTTCTAAACTTTCTTGGTTCTAAACCAAGTAACATACCAGATCATGATTACTACTTTTTTCTGCCTCATTTTCCTTCAATTAGTTTATTACTTCTTTCAAAGTTTCATACAAACATAAACAGACACTCAAACCTATATTTACATATTCTCCACATGTGAGCTCCATGGCATTTTGTCTGCTTCCAATTAACTTTACAGTGCATGTTGAGCTTGAGCTTCACCATCACATGGTCCACAAATCACTTTTATGGGGACTGGAGGATTTCATTATGCCCCTTAATCATTCACCCATTCATGCATGCAACTGCCTCCCCACCATTTTGGTGGGGTAATTAAACTAATTAATCAACTTTTCATTATTCCATGTGCTTCATCTCATTTCCGTGCTCAATGACTAGGCTTCATAAGTCTGATACTCTGATATATTACTTAACTTGATTAATGACTCATTTGTTTAAGCTTAACCAAGTACTCTGATTCTGTTTCAAGCAGTGAGAAACAATTTTGCTGATTGCAGAATGTTTCCGGCACAAGCTTTTGTGTAAGAGTCCCATCCCATGAAAAAGGCTCTAAATTAAGAGATAAGTTTCTTAATTTAGATATCTCTGCATCTTCTTTAGATTGCTTTCATGAAGTGGGAAATCAACTAGCTCTAGATTTGGTCGTCTCGATTCTCGCCTGTAAAGGAAGTCCAAAAGTCGCCAAAGATAAAATAGCAATAAGAACTTATCACATTGAAGTTGTCATTTTCGATGTGATTATTCTTTTTAGGCAACTTCAATGTGATAAGTTCTTATTGCTTTAACTATATCAATTAACTTAGCATGCTGATAGCTTTAACTATAATTTGTTAGTTCATGTAGGCCGAAAATCGCGGCAAAATTGTCTCCCTGTTCTTTGGGATgaattttaattatatatagcTTCGGAAATCACGGTTATGTTGTGAGATCAAGGAGATTGTCGAATAAGAAGATGCTAGAAATTTTTGTAAAGAAATGCTTTGCGGAATGAGTGAATGCTCATCCAGATGAACATAAAATCGGGATATGATCATCTTATGTGAAGTGactaaataaagaaaacactCGAGAAAACATCAGCTTTTACTAAGTCTTGAATTCAGAGTCCAGAAGACTTTGTCACACTAGAAAAGTATAATTCTCAAGAAGAAGGAGAACTTGTTAGGCATCTGCTGTAATATGAAGCATTCAAATTAATGAACATTTTGATGCGGTCTTAAGCTCTGAAACCGAAAGTTTAGATCCATGTGATCTTTCAAACATTTGTAGATCTTGTGGGGGACATATCTGTTCAATATGTGAATCATGTGATCATTTTCCATTGATGTCTAATTGGTTTTCGTTGTGCAAGGAACTTTCGAAGTGCTACATCAAAGAATCAGGTTCGAAAAATATCAAAGTGGTAGCTGTCATTCCAAATTGAACAGAAAACATGTTGGAAGCGAAACAGACAATTGGGAAAGGTTGATCATATTTAGGTGATTGATGATGATGGATGATAGGTCCTAAAACATAGGCCTAGAACTAATAGCACACGTTGTCAGAAATAAGAAGAACACAACTCGTTATAGGAAGCTGAAAAACGGCTATATTTTTATTATAATGTCAGAAAAGTTCCCTTATAAAGATGACAAACTCTTGCTTAAATAgaagggctgggcacgggccggttACTGACTGATACCGAGCCCGGTACCGAAAATATTATTCAGGACGGGACTACGTTTTTTCAAAGTTGGTACAGAAGGTACCGAAACCGATAGGGATCGGGTCGGGCCCGAGCCCAATTCGGGATACccgattccttttttttttttttttccccacaCTTAAGTACTTTAACAGCtatccaaaatttccagatttcaaTCATTCTAGGATGCTGCTGTCCTCTTAGCACTGCAACTTATAAGTCTACACAATTAATTTTGCCTTGAACCAAATCAAACAATGTAAAATACTAAAATGAATTGAAGACTtcttgaaaagaagaaatgaactAGTGAAGATGGAAAATAATACAATATGTGCAAAACTACAAATAGCAGATTGTAGATTATGAATTCAAATTGCAGTAATGCAGATTATGACAGGAAACAAGTGCAGTCTTCAAGCCCCGAAGCGGTTGGATGAGGCCGAGCAACTTCCTTCTTCGCTCTAGCCATCAAACAATTTGAATCAAATAATTGACCTGGAGATGAAGTATGAATCAGCAGCTATGGTTAGTATTTTTGTTTCATAATAGTTGGAGAAACAAACTAAGAGATTGAGAGCAAAAAGAAATTAGTTTCATAATAGTTGGAGAAACAAACTAAGAGATTGAGAGCAAAAAGAAATTATGGCAAAAAAAAGTATGAATCATAGGTCAATATTTCATTAGCTACTGCTACATGCTAGACAGTAGACAGCCCAACAAGTACTTTTCTCTATATTAGTTATCAATTTTAGATCCATATCACAGCAACACAGGGTATCAACAATAGAAGTATAAAATAGCAAAAGAGCTCCATAAACATTATATCAAGGAAAACCCAATTGAAATTAAGTAAACAAGAAACTTAAATTATCCAAATTCGTGTATAATTCAACAATATTCAGTACAATTAAGAAATTGTACTGAATAATGAGCTCAATTATGTATTGTTTCTATTCCTCCAAATCTAAGAGTGTAAAAATCCAATTACCACATAGCAAACTAAATCTGGAAGCAACAACCATCACTCCAACCATTTATATGATATAATAGCAACAACCATCGCTCCTACCATATGATTCAAAATACAATTCGACATAAACAGATGATTAAGAACAAGAAATTTCTGATCTTTTTTGGTGAATTTCAATTTCCAGCAAACCCAACAAGAAACACAACAAAGTAAGGTTAAGGCTACTTACTAAGAGAGTTAGAGTCTTGGATGATGCTTGAACAAGCTTAAGCTGAAAATCAAATTCTCACAATAAAGTAAGGTTGAGGCTCATCATGCTTGCTGTATGAAGGGAAATTGGAAAGAAATTGGGGATCGGGGATTTAGAtgaagaacagaagaagaaCTGGAGAGTGGAGAGTGGAGAGTAGAGAAGAGAGCTTAGAACAGACGTTAGTGAATTGGGGATGGATCGATGTCTTCGTTTAGCGGCTTAGGGCCTTAGGCCGTTTAGGTCAAAATGTTTTTATCAGGTGTGGTCATTCCTCTGTGTTCCCACATATTTGACTAAACTACCCAATCAAAACCAACCAAGTAATATaaaaattaaagatttaatttaattaatttaaacgGAACGGGACGGGACTGGATGGGACGGGACGGGATGGGATCAATCGGTTTCGACTAGGCTAGTACCGGTACCGTGCCCGTTTCCACGGGACGGGACGAGCCCAAATagtaaatttcagattttggtcCCGGCGGATTTCGGGACGGTTTCGAAACGGTACCGGGACTTCGGTTTTGGATGCCCAGCCCTATTAAATAGCATAAGAGTCGAATCAAGATCAGGAAAAGTAATAAATGGAAAATTACAAAATGAATATCAAATTGGATAATAAAAATACCGCTAAATTTATGCAATTACAAATAAATATATGAGAAAGAAATCAACACTAATTTGTTGCCATGTTTATTGTTGCCTTAATTTTGACTGATATTAAAGTCACTTAATTGACCCATATATGCTCTTGCATCAGACTCCCCAGCTGGTTGGAAAGAATTCGTCCTCGAATTCAAGCCATGGATTAGAGAGAATCCTAGCAAAATCACCCATTGCATCCAAATCATGGTCAATCCTTTAGCTTGCAATTGGAATAGTCCAAATTAATAAATATTTGGAATACCTTCCATATCTTGGCTTGAGAAATTTGGTTTTTGCCAACCGAAAACTTTTACCATCATTCTTCATCTGATTGGTAATATCAACTACTATCTTGAGAATTTGAAAATTGAACACATTAAACCCAACAAAATCAAAGGATCTGTGAACTTTTATTTTGTAGGTAATGCCTCCAAAACCCACGTACACTTGTATTACTCTCTTCCAAGATTGAATCCTAACCCTGCCTAGTTTTTGGAAGTCCAAGAATCCAAGATTGAAACCCGCGTTGGCATCACAAATATGACCACGTACGGTTAGAGTTCATATCACCAATCCTCTCACCCATATCAATTTTTTCAATACTCATACACATGTAAAAGTCTTCCACTTCAATTGCTGGTACAATAGCTTCAACGACTTGAATAATTGGATCAATTTCTTGCATGTGCATATTAATATTTCCTACAGCTAGCTCAAACTCTTTATCAATAATATTGCTACCATGTTCATCAATATTACTTTCAACCTCCAAACAATTCCCATCACAAATCTGATCATCACAATTGCCACAACAAGCCTCACAAAAACATTCATAAATTGGCGGTGAACTGAAATCCACAAAAccatcttttttttcctttttcaaattATTATTAACTAAAAAGTTAAAGATAGTCTTTGAACCTTTATAGTCGAAACTAACCGGTTCCACCATTTCGTCTGACTCACACAACGGAGCACAGTGATGAAAAGGGCCAACGTCTCCCTCCCCGTCGGAACACTCACCATCTTGGTATGAGGTTTCGATGCAAGTGACACGCTGATAAATGTTTCTCTCCCTGTCAGAACACTCACCGTCTTGGCATGAGGTTTCGATGCAAGTGACACGCTGATAAACATGTCTCTCCCCGTTGCAAGTCTTACCTCCTTGGTGTTGAGTTTCGATGCGATTGATACGATCTACAAGTTGTTGAATTGTCTTCTTGATTTCCTCCATGTCGTTGCTATGACAACCCTCCATTCGAGAACCTCCCCGATCAAGCCTGCTTCGAGCCATGGAATCCACCACGCTCTCAccagagctctgataccaaattgatGGGGGACCGGTCCTAAAACATAGGCCTAGAACTAATAGCACACGTCACTAGAAATAAGAATAACACAACTCATTATAGGCAGCTGAAAAGCGGCTATATTTTCATTATAATGTCAAAAAAGCTCCCTTACAAAGATGACAAACTCTTACTTAAATAGCATAAAAGTcgaatttattcaaaaaaaaaaaagcataaaaATCGAATCAAGATAAGGAAAAGTAATAAATGGAAAATTACAAAATGAATATCAAATTGGATAATAAAAATACCGCTAAATTTATGCAATTACAAATAAATATATGAGAAAGAAATCAACACTAATTTGTTGTCATGTTTATTGTTGCCTTGATTTTGGCTGATATTAAAGTCACTCAATTTACCCATATATGCTCCTGCATCAGATGAGATGCTCTCTGAGTCTGTCCAAATCATTTGATAGTAAATGTGAAACCATTTCAGACATTTTAATTAGAAGGGAGGATCTTCTTCAGAAACAGAACTAGTATATTACACAGTCAAACAAAAGCTTAACTGGTACAAACTACAAAACTTAAAGGTTGTCATTTTACACATCAACAAGCAACAACAATACCCTCTAACACAAAATCTAGGCCAGGCACGAAGTCACAAACCTTACTAATACCATGTCACATTTACATATAACCCCTAAACTCACTTGCACTAGATCTAGGGCTCTTTGGCACCTGCGGCCGCCCTGTGTTTAGCAACAAAGCGATTAACCAGAGCCAGTGCGTTGCTAGTGACCTGAGCAACATTATTGACCCTTCTTCTTATAGCAACCTTGATATTTCCATCCATAACACGACCtgaaaacccatcaagacaagTGGTCTCATCAGTGAGTGCAGCACTAACCCAAGTCTGCACATTGCTCATGTGCCACATGAACTCCTGACCAAAGGCTCGACCGGTATGTCCAAGCTCCCTCACCGACTGGCCAAGCCGGTCCACGCCATCCCCCATGTTCTCTATGCAGTCCTTCACAGCGCTGTACTCCCTAGGCTTGATCCCCCTGACTTTAGTCAACTTGGCCACAAAGGATTCAGCTTTCCGCACCCGGGATAGGCTCACTGCCAAAGCAGTCTGAGCTAGCTGTCTTTCACTCCGTCGAATCGAGCGTGCATAACCTGCAAGGCATTGAACACAAAGAGCTGGATACTGGGTTGCTCTGCATGAAGCTTCGATGAATTTAGTGGAATTTGAGTGTCTAGGAGGGGTTGAGTGTGCTTTACCAACCAGGCAAACAACATGGAAGAGAACTAGTAAGGAAATCAGACCAAGTCTTGCCATGTTTGCTCAGGATATAGGAGATGAAGGATTTCAATGAGGGTATTGAGAGTTTTATAGAGAGAATTAAGAAGGGTTTAGTCTTTCTTTTGGAGATATGAAATAAAAGTGGTCACATGCCTACTTTTCTCTTGAGCTACTTGTATTGCTTTCCGTTTCCTCATCCCTCTTTATTGTTCTTTTACTTTTTCGAACTCTGTTTGGTTCCAAGGAAGTTAAGCTCACCAGTTTTCTTCTGATATGTACCGTAATGGAGTAAATGTAGGCCTAACCCTTTGCAACCCCAAAGCACCTAATCTATGTActttattaattaatttgaacaaattatTTGAGATTTGGCCAGTAGGCATATGATCTAGAAATAATTTAGTGTTGAGATACTGTTAAATGGTCCAAGTAATTAGTCTGACTTCCACCTTATACTGTTATATGGTCTAATGAAGAACAAGTACAATTAGTGAGATGATAACTAAATACGGAAGTACTAACACAGAAAGATTAGGTAGAAAGTAGAAACTATCGATAATATCTAGGGACGTAAAGCAATATTTGCATCTCATGATACAGAAAAATTAATCAGACTAAATCAGAACTTGCTTAAAACCCTCATACATAATTAGTATAGTAGTATAAAAACATTTTAACCAGCCTTATCTGAATGCACACACAGAAAAGTGATGATATGTCAAGTAAAAGTATGAGGCTCATTGTTTAGACCCAGCTTAGGTCACTACTCACTAACTTGAGGCAGACCTTCCACTAAGGTTAGGCACTTGCTGGAAATAAAATATACCAACGATCGATTCTGGTTTTTTCATAATTCTATATTACATCGAACCTAATTGACTCATAATTTTACTTCATTTCCCCAAATACTTTTCTACTGGAGCCAATTAAGTAGTGACTGAGACGCATGGAACATCCGCACTCAGTAAAAAGCTGAATGACCGCACACAAAGGACAATCTATTATTTCATGCTTGAAAACCTAGCTGAGTCCTTGTGCCTGGATATTCAGCCAAACAGTTTGAGTGTATCTACTAAAGTTAGAATGTCTGTTGCTCTTGCACCTAATTTTAGAGGAAGAAGACCAATGCTTACAGTACTGAGTCCCCTTCCATGTTTCAAGCACAGACTTCCCAGCCTCGAAGAGCATCTATATGATATGAGAGAATGCTTGGCATTAGCAAACATGTTAAAGAAAGCACTCAGTCCTGACATTGTACTACTGGCATGTCACTTTTTGCCTCTCGAGTGCTTTACAGAATAGTGACCACTTCTCAACCAAATAATTAGTGACCACTTTCTCGGATCACTGCTTCTCAAGGACTCAAAGTTCAAACCCCATTGTTAGTTTCTCATTTTAATGAACTTATCAGCTAAATGATATGACAGCGTAGAAACAAAGGgaaccaaaatatatatatataggcccgttccaaagcggacgtccgcactttcgctaaagtgagGACGTCGATCTTCTGCAACGTTTCAGGCCGCGACGGAGGCGCGAATCGggccggaggcatcccagacagcttctgggcagcgatcgaggtcggaggaggtcgaggttgcaggtttctgggcaacgacctcacctgcaactgcaggtttctgggcaacgctgcaaccacgtcgccagcgactccaccgactgtagaccggtccgtccgacccctggcctccgtccggcaagccccgcTGCTCCGTTGCCCCCCGAGCCGAACTGCagcatcgacgtccgcactttagcgaaagtgcagACGTCTTCTTTGGAACGGCTccgtatgtatatatatatatatatatatatatatatatatatatatatatatatatatatatatatatatatatatcaacattGAAAATGGAATAGGGAAAAAACCAACAGAACAACTTTTAATGATTCCTTGCTTCTTGGTATTTCAAATGTGTGGTATCTAGTTATGTTCTGTAGCTTTCTATAAACTTTCTGTTGTCGTCAAGTCTAATCCTTTCTTTCGAATCACTTTATCCAAATGAAGCCTAACTAATAGACCATGATATTACACTCGACACTTATTTGTATTCCCTTCCTTTTTTGTCAATAAAAGCTTGTTTCTTTTTAAAAAACTTACCACCTGAATGTGCCCTATTGTCTCATCCTACCAGATCCTAGACACTGGCCTAACTACTGTATCATTATCTTTTGTTCTCATGATTCTGTGTTTTGAGATTATCTTTGTATAAAGATCTAGATTCTAGAACATCACAATATGTATAGTATTCCAAGTCTTAAGCATGTATTGATACAAAAGTATACTCGATGTTCACACTTATCTTGTTCTTTTATAAAGAAAAACATGATCTATCGAATTTAGTGTTGCAACACAATATAGACAGATCAAACTATCAAAGTTGCCAAAATTTCGTCTAAAATACTCTTTAGGCACATAATATGTACCAAATCATCATTAAACTGTCATGTACTTGAGAACAGCTCCACGAAGCTTTTCCATGAAGTCTGCTGCTTGCTTCTGCAAGTCATAAGTTAACGTTGAAATAAATCTACCGACTTGGTTCACCATTGATGCAGTAACTCATGAATAAGATTTAACAGCAACTTTTTGTGTGTTTTTATGTTCTTGTTGCAAGACCTACACGACTGGTATATAAGTCAAGTGGACAGTGGTTGCTACATGAAGAAGACTGTTACCTGATTACTCTATGATGAAGTTAAGAACATTGAGAAGTTGGCATGGGGTAAAAATGAGGACTGATAAATGTTTGCTTCCACTACGTTTAAACCACCAGATCATTTTGCAGCGGGCTAAGTGATTATGAGAAAGTGTTTTCTTGCACATTCTATTTTCATTTGTGGTACCTTCATTAGAAGATCTCTAACCCCAAGTTTCATGATTAGTATTATTTATATGTGGCATAAAGCTAGTAAGTAATATCATGTTCAGGCGAAGATGGTGTGTTTTATGAGGTATTATGGAGCCTCAAACTTGGAAAGGCAAACAATACCATGAGATCCATAAACTATAAGGGGAAATCTGAAGATTCTTTCCCGAGACGATTACCTGGTTACCCTGCTGTGCACTTGCTATGTTTTCATCAAGAATTGTCAGCAAGGATCTATTAAGTTCGTTGCTTTCAACCATCTCCAGTAACTGCATTGTCAAGAATAATGAACTTAGTTGAGCAACACAGTACAAAAGTGTTCAACTTCAAAGTCGATGAGTGAAAATAGCATCACGTACAGTTTCTTTGATATTCTTTGATGACAAGATTTTGGTCAGACTTTCCTTGGCTTTAATGAGGTCAATTTGCATTTTATCATACGCTTCTGTAACAGAAAATGCGGGAAAAAATTGGCAGTTTCAGTAAGCATGCAACAACAAGGTGAACCGTTCATCATCAAAGTGTGTGGACTTTAACAAACCTGTTCCTTCCTGCAGGGCTTTCTGCAATGCTTCCAGCTCAATCAACCTATCTTCCATATCCTAAACAAACCATCATCAAATGCACACTGTCAGTCTATTATTCAAGTTGTGCAGAAATTGACCCCTAAAGTATAGTTTCAGTAACGAACCTGAGTTTTTGAAACCGCAAACCGTAGCTGACCTATCTCAAATTTTAGGTGCGAGAAAAATTCCTTGTTCAATCTGTACATAACATATTTAATATGTTAAAGAGTAAAAATTTGATGTGTTCTTCCATTTTTCATACATATACGCATTCCCAACATTCACATTTTCAAGAACGTTCATTAGGGAATGGATTCAAATCACCAACCTTGGCCTCAACCTCGAAATCTCGAACTCAATCTCCCTAGCTTCGGTATCAAGAAAGTACTCGATCAACCCCTCCGCAGTATCTGGAGCTACTCGAGACTTAACAGCAagcaaacaaagacacaaaaccacaaaacaatcACAAACACagtaaaataatatttatttaCTTCAACACTGAGATACCAAattaatcaaaattcaaaaccagCTTCTCAAACTCACTTCTCTGACAGCTCGACGGCGCTCTTTTTCTTCAATGACTTGGCGCTCGAAGGCTTCTCGAGCATCGGAGTCCTTTTCGAGCCGTCTCTGGAACTCTTTTCGGGCTATGTGGCCCGTCTGTGGTGGCCCGAGTATACCTTCTGGATCCTTCCTTGGTTTAGCAAAACCGTTAAATtcgaaaaaaaattcaagactTGATAAAAAAAGAAGGATGT encodes the following:
- the LOC133745256 gene encoding pectinesterase inhibitor 9-like, with the translated sequence MARLGLISLLVLFHVVCLVGKAHSTPPRHSNSTKFIEASCRATQYPALCVQCLAGYARSIRRSERQLAQTALAVSLSRVRKAESFVAKLTKVRGIKPREYSAVKDCIENMGDGVDRLGQSVRELGHTGRAFGQEFMWHMSNVQTWVSAALTDETTCLDGFSGRVMDGNIKVAIRRRVNNVAQVTSNALALVNRFVAKHRAAAGAKEP
- the LOC133745255 gene encoding uncharacterized protein LOC133745255, with amino-acid sequence MAALSIGIATTSSALLSKPTLRRFRPTRISCVAWDPEGILGPPQTGHIARKEFQRRLEKDSDAREAFERQVIEEKERRRAVRESRVAPDTAEGLIEYFLDTEAREIEFEISRLRPRLNKEFFSHLKFEIGQLRFAVSKTQDMEDRLIELEALQKALQEGTEAYDKMQIDLIKAKESLTKILSSKNIKETLLEMVESNELNRSLLTILDENIASAQQGNQKQAADFMEKLRGAVLKYMTV